One Methanomassiliicoccales archaeon genomic region harbors:
- the hxlB gene encoding 6-phospho-3-hexuloisomerase: protein MELTDVISYITKEVHETLEKIDPQTVEEVINSIINAEKVFIYGVGRSGLVGQGFAVRLVQMGLDVHFIGEMTTPIVEERDVVIIVSNTGETMSAIQTANIVRRVGAKVIAVTSNIHSKLGQAANLIVEISPKKDEQRKKLAPLGTLFEDAAFIFFDCIVPLLMSKLDQNETSLRRRHAIWV, encoded by the coding sequence GTGGAATTAACCGATGTAATTTCATATATCACTAAAGAAGTTCACGAGACGCTCGAGAAGATTGATCCACAAACTGTAGAAGAAGTTATTAATTCGATCATCAACGCGGAGAAGGTATTCATCTATGGAGTAGGGCGATCTGGTCTTGTTGGTCAAGGGTTTGCAGTAAGACTTGTCCAAATGGGACTTGACGTTCATTTCATAGGTGAGATGACGACACCAATCGTTGAAGAGCGGGACGTTGTCATAATCGTATCGAATACGGGCGAAACAATGTCTGCAATTCAAACAGCAAACATCGTGAGAAGAGTCGGCGCAAAGGTTATTGCTGTAACCTCCAACATCCATTCAAAATTGGGTCAGGCAGCAAACCTTATTGTGGAAATTTCGCCAAAAAAGGATGAACAGCGCAAGAAACTCGCACCCCTTGGGACGCTATTTGAAGATGCTGCATTTATATTCTTTGACTGCATAGTGCCTCTTTTGATGTCAAAACTGGATCAGAATGAGACATCACTCCGTCGGCGACACGCGATTTGGGTTTGA
- a CDS encoding TIM barrel protein, producing MIRFGPAGIPLSCKGRTLKDGIEDVHTLGLNAMEIQMVRVNVIDRPPEEEEIGSTPMKLENDLVVGIMRKKGKKEIMIVDPFEKIKPDDDLVVLASGLAQNFEELSILGKMGKELDVQLSMHTPYYMDLISNNEMTEKSINSMKWAATMTNVLEGQMVVSHIGLYGEMGKKKARENVLANLYKLLEWWKDMEIRPSLGLETSGRQEVFGSLEEILDICDELKEIVPVVNFAHLHARENGILREPQDFAEVFDSTSGYVNGHHYVHFAGVEHEGGNEKRVTPIKKGDLRFEPLADYLAECMPNVTIISSSPLLEHDAMYMKVIFERALMKKLMKSSKAKKTECEE from the coding sequence ATGATTCGGTTTGGTCCGGCTGGGATTCCTCTTTCTTGCAAAGGTAGAACCTTAAAGGACGGTATTGAAGACGTGCATACACTAGGTCTCAATGCAATGGAAATCCAAATGGTAAGAGTTAACGTCATTGATCGTCCACCAGAAGAAGAAGAAATAGGATCGACGCCAATGAAGCTCGAAAATGATCTAGTAGTCGGCATAATGAGAAAAAAGGGCAAAAAGGAAATTATGATAGTAGATCCTTTCGAAAAGATCAAACCAGATGATGATTTGGTTGTACTTGCATCGGGTCTTGCACAGAATTTCGAAGAACTATCAATTCTGGGCAAAATGGGTAAAGAACTTGACGTTCAACTATCAATGCATACGCCGTATTACATGGACCTCATAAGCAATAATGAGATGACAGAGAAAAGCATCAATAGCATGAAATGGGCCGCTACGATGACGAATGTGTTAGAGGGACAGATGGTCGTAAGCCATATTGGACTTTATGGAGAAATGGGTAAGAAAAAGGCGCGTGAAAATGTCTTGGCGAATCTCTACAAACTGCTTGAATGGTGGAAAGATATGGAAATTAGACCGTCCCTCGGGCTTGAAACTAGCGGGAGACAAGAAGTATTCGGAAGTTTGGAAGAGATTTTGGATATTTGCGATGAACTTAAAGAGATCGTTCCCGTCGTGAATTTTGCACACCTCCATGCACGTGAGAATGGAATACTGAGAGAGCCTCAAGACTTCGCAGAGGTTTTTGATTCGACGAGCGGTTACGTCAATGGGCATCACTATGTTCATTTTGCCGGCGTAGAACATGAAGGAGGAAATGAAAAAAGAGTAACTCCTATCAAAAAGGGCGATTTGAGATTTGAACCGCTCGCAGACTATTTGGCAGAATGTATGCCCAATGTCACCATAATCTCGAGTTCGCCCCTACTCGAGCATGATGCAATGTACATGAAAGTCATCTTTGAAAGGGCTCTCATGAAGAAACTGATGAAATCCAGTAAGGCGAAAAAGACCGAGTGCGAGGAGTAA
- a CDS encoding ubiquitin-conjugating enzyme E2 produces MSLPPDILKARLLNELSVCARYLRRPIALPDGDLRSFPIEIEIELKGVPGLVFTDDGIETRYEHRFNILIGRNYPFEKPMVRWKTPIFHPNIMMPDDGGHLCTKLLDEWSFNSTLLSFIKGIEALLISPNPSSPFGTESCTAAAAYFNHSKIRIPPIVYSPLPKVVKSD; encoded by the coding sequence ATGTCCCTCCCACCTGACATCTTGAAGGCAAGATTACTAAACGAGCTCAGTGTTTGTGCTCGTTATTTGAGACGCCCTATCGCGCTGCCTGACGGTGATCTCCGCTCTTTTCCTATTGAAATTGAAATTGAACTTAAAGGGGTTCCTGGACTTGTATTTACAGATGACGGAATAGAGACGCGGTATGAGCACCGTTTCAACATTCTGATCGGGAGAAATTATCCTTTTGAGAAACCTATGGTAAGGTGGAAGACGCCGATTTTTCATCCTAATATCATGATGCCAGATGACGGGGGTCATCTCTGCACAAAATTGCTGGATGAATGGAGCTTCAATTCAACACTGTTATCATTCATCAAAGGTATCGAAGCCCTTTTGATTTCGCCAAATCCTTCAAGTCCATTTGGAACTGAGAGTTGCACCGCAGCTGCGGCGTATTTCAATCATTCGAAGATAAGGATACCACCGATTGTCTATTCGCCTTTACCCAAAGTGGTGAAATCTGATTGA